A genome region from Halococcus salifodinae DSM 8989 includes the following:
- a CDS encoding WD40/YVTN/BNR-like repeat-containing protein, giving the protein MPMLLIGTNEGVYRAPKDEIDDTTRVLDTERVMRVRRFGNGVFAATQSGLFRSTDGGATWTDLGVPRDEVYSVRPSLDGERLYAGTHPAHLYVSSDGGDSWRELTGLQELPSREEWRLPRHRNEAHVRSLGTHPDAPERIVAGIEVGGVHVSDDGGDTWTERRDGLHDDVHHVLVRGAEEYVASCGGGLYRTCDAGRSWTRLDTDVDHTYFREAFVADGRLYAAAARSSPPSWGDEHGADAALFESTDGGDTLDSVSYPGEPEEFVLAWSALDEDGEVLAGTRGGHVLRRTGGEWTRVGNVPATIRSLSVTSGSA; this is encoded by the coding sequence ATGCCGATGCTCCTGATTGGCACGAACGAGGGCGTCTACCGAGCCCCGAAAGACGAGATCGACGACACGACGCGCGTCCTCGACACCGAGCGCGTTATGCGGGTGCGCCGGTTCGGCAATGGAGTCTTCGCAGCCACCCAGTCGGGGCTATTCCGCTCGACCGACGGCGGCGCGACGTGGACCGATCTTGGCGTCCCCCGAGATGAGGTCTACTCCGTCCGCCCGAGTCTCGATGGCGAGCGGCTGTATGCTGGCACGCATCCTGCTCACCTCTACGTCTCCAGTGACGGCGGCGATTCGTGGCGCGAACTGACTGGCTTGCAGGAGTTGCCGTCGCGCGAGGAGTGGCGGCTCCCCCGCCACCGCAACGAAGCGCACGTCCGCAGCCTCGGCACACACCCTGACGCCCCTGAACGAATCGTCGCGGGTATCGAGGTGGGTGGCGTTCACGTCAGCGACGATGGTGGAGACACATGGACGGAGCGGCGGGATGGACTCCACGACGACGTTCATCACGTGCTCGTCCGAGGGGCCGAGGAATACGTCGCTTCATGTGGCGGTGGGCTTTACCGCACGTGCGACGCGGGTCGGTCGTGGACGCGTCTCGACACCGACGTGGATCACACCTACTTCCGGGAGGCGTTCGTCGCTGACGGCCGGCTGTACGCGGCGGCGGCCCGTTCATCACCCCCGTCGTGGGGCGACGAGCACGGCGCAGATGCGGCGCTGTTCGAATCGACTGATGGTGGCGACACCCTCGACTCCGTGTCGTATCCGGGGGAACCCGAAGAGTTCGTCCTCGCGTGGTCGGCTCTCGATGAGGACGGCGAGGTGCTCGCGGGAACACGCGGTGGTCACGTCCTCCGGCGGACCGGCGGCGAGTGGACGCGAGTCGGGAACGTTCCAGCGACCATTCGCTCGCTCTCCGTCACGTCGGGTTCCGCCTGA
- a CDS encoding alpha/beta fold hydrolase yields MAELEFTLPDGRVLAYAEYGDSDGVPVVFHHGTPGSRLLATLLDAQASEAGIRVIAPDRPGFGRSDPDPDRRIEDWPRDVSALMDGLSVRRFGVLGFSGGGPFALACAATCPRAGSLGLVSALVPGADGGVFGSLACRMPSLLWLLFQLSAGIARLSPNMVVGQYTNREVSPAVAEIAARDFREAFQQDARAAVHESQLFAESSAMSLPDVPVIIRHGTHDENAPSAPARALATRGNTDFQQLTADHLGTFLDTRSEVLKSVAASL; encoded by the coding sequence ATGGCAGAGTTAGAATTCACTCTCCCAGATGGACGAGTGCTCGCGTATGCTGAGTACGGCGATTCCGATGGTGTTCCGGTTGTATTTCACCACGGAACTCCAGGTTCGCGATTGCTCGCTACGCTGCTGGATGCCCAAGCGTCTGAGGCAGGCATCCGCGTCATTGCACCGGACCGGCCCGGTTTCGGACGGTCGGATCCCGACCCGGATCGCCGCATCGAAGACTGGCCCAGAGATGTTTCAGCTCTTATGGATGGGCTCTCGGTCCGTCGATTCGGTGTCCTCGGGTTCTCCGGCGGTGGACCGTTCGCACTCGCGTGCGCCGCTACCTGCCCACGCGCTGGAAGTCTCGGTCTCGTGAGCGCGCTTGTTCCAGGAGCTGACGGGGGTGTATTCGGGTCGCTCGCATGTCGGATGCCGAGCCTACTTTGGCTCCTGTTTCAGCTGTCCGCGGGTATCGCACGGCTAAGTCCGAACATGGTGGTAGGGCAGTACACCAACCGCGAGGTGTCTCCTGCGGTAGCTGAGATTGCAGCACGTGATTTCCGGGAAGCGTTTCAGCAGGATGCCCGTGCGGCCGTCCACGAAAGTCAGTTGTTCGCTGAGTCGTCTGCGATGTCGCTCCCAGACGTACCTGTCATCATCCGACATGGCACTCACGATGAAAATGCACCATCTGCACCAGCCCGCGCACTCGCTACCCGTGGGAACACTGATTTTCAGCAACTGACTGCGGACCACCTCGGAACCTTCCTCGACACCCGTTCTGAGGTCCTAAAATCCGTCGCAGCGTCGCTCTGA
- a CDS encoding FAD-dependent monooxygenase — MADIAIVGGGIGGLCTAIGLLNRGFDPVVYEAAEELRPIGSGIGIAPNGMEALARLDVADAVVDHGNTLDRTELQTTDERSFMSVDLRTQSEQLGLSHVMVAIHRADLQAILSDQLPTDVLQLDMDCVSVDPDRPAIRFATGAETTPELVIGADGVGSTVRSSLFPGAEPRYAGEVAYRGLADTSLPPETNHIGIEIWGSGMRFGYFPLDEQVYWFATVVATRSDDASEVAPGELAERYQAFPDPVPDLIAMTDDADLIRTPLTDLPRLDHWSRGRATLLGDAAHAMTPNLAQGSAQAMEDAVVLTESIADHGITQHALSTYETRRKDRADSIVRQSRIQGRLTQIQRPILEQARNAVFRYTPDSVLRRQTKSMFAVDF, encoded by the coding sequence ATGGCCGATATCGCAATCGTTGGCGGCGGCATCGGTGGTCTGTGTACGGCCATCGGTCTGTTGAACCGTGGTTTTGACCCGGTAGTGTACGAAGCAGCCGAGGAACTTCGGCCCATCGGGTCTGGTATCGGTATCGCTCCCAACGGAATGGAAGCGCTCGCTCGTCTCGATGTCGCTGATGCTGTTGTCGATCATGGCAACACCCTCGACCGAACTGAGCTGCAAACCACCGATGAACGATCGTTCATGTCGGTTGATTTGCGCACTCAATCCGAGCAACTCGGTCTCAGTCATGTCATGGTAGCCATCCACCGGGCTGACCTCCAAGCCATCTTGAGCGACCAGCTTCCCACGGACGTGCTACAGCTGGATATGGACTGTGTGAGTGTCGACCCAGATCGCCCTGCTATTCGGTTCGCTACCGGAGCCGAGACGACACCGGAACTCGTGATCGGTGCCGATGGTGTGGGTTCGACGGTCCGTAGCAGTCTCTTTCCTGGAGCAGAACCACGGTACGCTGGCGAAGTTGCCTATCGCGGCCTCGCTGACACATCACTCCCACCCGAGACGAATCACATCGGTATAGAGATCTGGGGTAGTGGGATGCGCTTCGGATATTTCCCGCTCGATGAGCAAGTCTACTGGTTCGCGACGGTTGTGGCGACGAGGTCCGATGATGCGTCGGAAGTGGCTCCAGGAGAGCTTGCTGAGCGATATCAGGCGTTCCCCGACCCTGTTCCTGATCTCATTGCGATGACCGACGATGCAGACCTGATTCGAACTCCACTGACCGATCTACCCCGTCTCGACCACTGGAGTCGGGGACGGGCAACGCTTCTCGGCGATGCTGCTCACGCGATGACACCGAACCTCGCCCAAGGGAGCGCACAAGCGATGGAAGATGCCGTCGTTCTCACTGAATCGATCGCTGACCATGGAATCACCCAGCACGCCCTCTCGACCTACGAAACCCGCCGGAAGGATCGAGCAGATTCGATCGTTCGCCAATCTCGAATTCAGGGCCGGTTGACACAGATACAGCGTCCGATCCTTGAACAGGCTCGGAATGCTGTGTTCAGATATACTCCTGATTCAGTGCTGCGCAGACAAACCAAGTCAATGTTCGCAGTCGACTTTTGA
- a CDS encoding SDR family oxidoreductase, protein MSTTARTLVTGGTGRLGQTLLPRLREAGHKVRATSRSPPTDDETEWRRMNLADGIGIRDALTDVDVVIHTASAPLGDAEAVDVDGTTRLLDAAADAGVSNFVYISIVGIEDIPYSYYEHKLTAERAVEASDVPSTVLRATQFHSFVHDVLGMIARLPIWPLATKMQLQPIDTGVVADRLVEHATPEPSGRLDPIGGPEIRTAGELARAYRDVRGTWRPIVRVPVPGTVFSAFRDGKATCPDHAIGTVTWEEWLETTYEETASS, encoded by the coding sequence ATGAGCACGACTGCCCGGACGCTTGTCACCGGCGGTACGGGACGGCTCGGCCAGACGCTGTTGCCCAGATTGCGGGAGGCGGGTCACAAGGTCCGCGCCACGAGTCGCTCACCGCCGACCGATGACGAGACGGAGTGGCGACGAATGAACCTCGCAGATGGAATCGGGATTCGGGACGCCCTCACGGACGTCGATGTCGTCATCCATACTGCTAGTGCGCCGCTCGGTGATGCTGAGGCAGTCGATGTCGATGGCACGACCCGACTGCTCGACGCGGCGGCCGACGCTGGCGTCTCGAACTTCGTCTACATTTCCATCGTCGGGATCGAGGACATCCCGTATTCGTACTACGAGCACAAACTCACCGCAGAGCGGGCGGTCGAGGCGAGCGATGTTCCGTCAACCGTTCTCAGGGCGACCCAGTTCCACTCGTTCGTCCACGACGTGCTCGGGATGATCGCCCGACTGCCGATCTGGCCGCTGGCGACGAAGATGCAGCTCCAGCCCATCGACACTGGCGTGGTCGCAGACCGGCTAGTCGAGCACGCGACACCGGAGCCCAGCGGGCGGTTGGACCCGATCGGTGGCCCCGAGATCCGTACCGCGGGAGAACTGGCCAGAGCGTATCGCGATGTGCGGGGAACATGGCGGCCAATCGTCCGCGTTCCGGTTCCGGGCACAGTGTTCTCGGCATTTCGTGACGGGAAGGCAACTTGTCCTGATCACGCTATCGGGACAGTGACGTGGGAGGAGTGGCTCGAAACCACGTACGAGGAAACGGCGTCTTCGTGA
- a CDS encoding MutS-related protein: MRLQDYWGIGPKTASQLEDGLGTERAIRAIESMDIGALADAGLARGRATRILRHAHGEQGMGILTTPDARTVYKDLLKRAQEYAVTDHAGDRIRVLTPLTSVDAMENRLDEVTLATDTWDDLDDSTREEVLDVFTRFDEMGGGDRAAVETVLALQDVGLDTGVFASIDAIDPDALDDAREALGSLDTEGGETTVREGVDDELDTAREQLAAVEHLEAQGIDVIEAIQSDGVRSSEEFREAFISYVANETPLPATRVREATPTEAADATDFVTQGLRDLLDALRESVEAREQAVANELESALDDSRDEIEAAVTAVNETAFQLSLARFVRAYDLTRPTFVESGCVAAVNARNLSLVAAADDDVQPVTYAVGDHECAGEVPTGDQVTVLTGANSGGKTTLLETLCQVVVLAHMGLPVPADDAEVSRVDAIVFHRRHASFNAGVLESTLQTIVPPLTESNRTLMLVDEFEAITEPGSAADLLYGLVRLAVDAGAVGVYVTHLADDLEPLPERARTDGIFARGLRDDLTLDVDYQPQFETVGRSTPEFIVSRLVANASDRSERAGFEALADAVGEDVVQQTLLDAEWSS, translated from the coding sequence ATGCGTCTGCAGGACTACTGGGGAATCGGCCCGAAGACAGCTTCCCAGCTCGAAGACGGACTCGGCACTGAGCGGGCGATTCGAGCGATCGAATCGATGGACATCGGAGCCCTCGCCGATGCTGGACTCGCCCGCGGGCGCGCCACTCGCATCCTTCGGCATGCCCACGGCGAACAGGGCATGGGCATTCTCACGACGCCAGACGCGCGGACTGTCTACAAGGACCTCCTCAAGCGTGCGCAGGAGTACGCTGTCACTGACCACGCTGGCGACCGGATCCGCGTGCTGACGCCGCTGACGTCGGTCGACGCGATGGAAAACCGCCTCGATGAGGTGACCCTCGCAACAGACACGTGGGACGATCTCGACGACTCCACCCGCGAGGAAGTGCTCGATGTCTTCACCCGCTTCGATGAGATGGGTGGTGGCGACCGAGCCGCGGTCGAGACTGTGCTCGCGCTCCAAGACGTCGGTTTGGACACCGGTGTGTTCGCCTCGATCGACGCGATCGATCCCGACGCTCTCGACGACGCCCGCGAAGCGCTCGGCTCTCTCGACACCGAGGGCGGCGAAACCACTGTCCGCGAGGGTGTTGATGACGAACTCGATACGGCCCGTGAGCAACTCGCGGCGGTTGAACACCTCGAAGCGCAGGGCATCGATGTCATCGAAGCCATCCAATCGGACGGGGTTCGATCATCCGAGGAGTTCCGTGAAGCGTTCATTAGCTACGTGGCGAACGAGACGCCGCTCCCGGCAACCCGTGTCCGGGAAGCAACTCCCACCGAAGCTGCCGACGCTACGGATTTCGTGACACAGGGACTGCGCGACCTACTCGATGCACTCCGTGAATCGGTCGAGGCTCGTGAGCAAGCAGTCGCAAACGAACTGGAGTCCGCGCTCGACGACAGCCGCGATGAAATCGAGGCGGCCGTCACCGCGGTGAACGAGACGGCCTTCCAGCTCTCGCTCGCACGGTTCGTCCGAGCCTACGATCTGACTCGCCCCACGTTCGTCGAATCGGGTTGTGTTGCGGCTGTGAACGCGCGCAATCTGTCGCTCGTGGCCGCGGCCGACGACGACGTGCAGCCAGTCACGTACGCCGTCGGCGACCACGAGTGTGCGGGTGAGGTGCCGACTGGAGACCAGGTCACAGTGCTCACCGGGGCGAACAGCGGTGGGAAGACGACTCTCTTGGAGACGCTCTGCCAGGTGGTCGTGCTCGCGCACATGGGCCTACCCGTGCCGGCCGACGACGCCGAGGTGAGTCGAGTCGATGCGATCGTGTTCCATCGCCGGCATGCGAGTTTCAACGCGGGCGTGCTCGAATCCACGCTCCAGACGATCGTTCCACCACTGACGGAAAGCAACCGGACGTTGATGCTCGTCGACGAGTTCGAAGCGATCACCGAACCCGGGAGTGCCGCCGACCTGCTGTATGGATTAGTCCGTCTCGCGGTCGACGCGGGAGCCGTGGGGGTCTACGTGACCCATCTCGCGGACGACCTCGAACCCCTGCCCGAGCGCGCGCGCACCGACGGCATTTTCGCCAGAGGCCTGCGCGATGACCTGACGCTCGATGTGGATTATCAGCCGCAATTCGAGACCGTTGGTCGATCCACGCCGGAATTCATCGTCTCGCGATTGGTGGCGAACGCGAGCGATCGCAGCGAGCGCGCCGGCTTCGAAGCACTCGCCGACGCCGTTGGCGAGGATGTCGTCCAGCAGACTCTGCTCGATGCGGAGTGGTCATCGTGA
- a CDS encoding SDR family NAD(P)-dependent oxidoreductase, giving the protein MERTAIIGGVGPRIGESVARKFAAEGCSVGLFARSEDYLEELAAELTEQTDGEAIAVPTDITDPAQVEAGFERVRSEFGPVDILLNNAYPAGDTDSGLAGSDDGPLGAGVAAFERSWRVWAYGAFLCSEQAAADMLAEDGGTILFTSASFALRGGDTAHNPAGFAGRGLARSLAHQLWPEGVHVANVLVDGSVAKPGQRDWSETPDEEWIHPDHVADSYWHLVKQHPSAWTLELDLRAYAAPIRFG; this is encoded by the coding sequence ATGGAACGCACTGCGATTATTGGGGGTGTCGGACCGCGAATCGGTGAATCCGTGGCACGGAAATTCGCTGCGGAAGGCTGTTCAGTCGGCCTGTTCGCTCGCTCTGAAGACTACCTCGAAGAACTCGCGGCTGAACTCACCGAGCAAACGGACGGCGAAGCCATCGCTGTCCCAACCGACATCACGGACCCAGCACAGGTCGAGGCAGGATTCGAGCGGGTTCGCTCGGAATTCGGTCCTGTGGACATCCTGCTCAACAATGCCTACCCAGCGGGTGATACCGACAGCGGTCTCGCTGGATCCGACGATGGACCACTCGGTGCAGGAGTGGCAGCGTTCGAACGCTCGTGGCGAGTGTGGGCCTACGGCGCATTCCTCTGTTCGGAGCAGGCGGCAGCCGATATGCTCGCGGAAGATGGTGGGACGATCCTGTTCACGAGTGCGTCGTTCGCCCTTCGAGGCGGTGATACAGCCCACAATCCTGCCGGATTCGCGGGCCGCGGGCTAGCGCGCTCTCTGGCCCACCAACTGTGGCCGGAAGGTGTTCACGTTGCAAACGTGCTCGTAGATGGAAGTGTGGCGAAACCGGGCCAACGGGACTGGTCGGAGACCCCCGATGAAGAATGGATTCATCCAGACCACGTTGCCGACTCCTATTGGCATCTCGTCAAACAGCATCCGAGTGCGTGGACCCTAGAGCTTGACCTCCGAGCATACGCGGCTCCCATCAGATTCGGGTGA
- a CDS encoding helix-turn-helix domain-containing protein: MPTREQQSIDDESVDPEDLLPEHSVLKLEEYLAMQNAIGNETRFRILYALKQQSEMSANHLKEALEMRPNNLHYHLDQLCDVGLVQNRKRKTPDSDGLCSYYVASGMGKAILEHGGKELMRREHDFKDTYSS; this comes from the coding sequence ATGCCGACACGAGAACAACAGTCAATCGATGACGAAAGCGTCGATCCGGAAGACCTCCTGCCCGAACACAGCGTGCTCAAGCTTGAGGAGTATCTCGCTATGCAGAACGCGATCGGGAACGAAACCCGGTTCCGGATTCTCTATGCGCTCAAACAGCAGAGCGAGATGAGCGCGAACCACCTCAAGGAAGCTCTCGAGATGCGACCTAACAATCTCCACTACCATCTCGACCAGCTCTGTGACGTCGGCCTCGTCCAGAACCGAAAGCGGAAAACACCCGACAGCGACGGGCTGTGCTCCTATTACGTCGCCAGCGGCATGGGCAAGGCGATCCTCGAACACGGGGGCAAGGAACTCATGCGCCGTGAACACGATTTCAAAGACACCTACAGTAGTTAG
- a CDS encoding secondary thiamine-phosphate synthase enzyme YjbQ — protein sequence MAIEVSTADRIDIVDITTEVGEAVPADVDNGVCLVFVPHTTAGVVLNENERRLLNDITRAVENLVPADEDYEHDAIDDNAVAHLRATVLGESVTMPVIEGELDLGRWQSVLFVECDGPRTRRVSVTVIEG from the coding sequence ATGGCCATCGAGGTGTCGACCGCCGACCGCATCGACATCGTGGATATCACCACCGAGGTTGGCGAAGCGGTCCCCGCAGACGTCGATAATGGGGTGTGTCTGGTCTTCGTCCCGCACACGACGGCGGGGGTGGTCCTCAACGAGAACGAACGTCGATTGCTGAACGACATCACCCGAGCCGTCGAGAACCTCGTCCCAGCCGACGAGGACTACGAACACGATGCTATCGACGACAACGCCGTCGCACACCTTCGGGCAACGGTACTCGGCGAGAGCGTGACGATGCCCGTTATCGAAGGGGAGTTGGACCTCGGGCGCTGGCAGTCGGTGCTGTTCGTCGAGTGTGATGGCCCCCGTACCCGCCGCGTATCCGTCACCGTCATCGAAGGGTAG
- a CDS encoding alcohol dehydrogenase catalytic domain-containing protein, producing the protein MRAATFTGIDGPDDVTVQETAAPTPESGEVVVDVAACSINRHDLWILEGDSAMVDTDDLPFVSGLDVAGRVAETGADVDSVSVGDRVVLCPNQTCGVCRYCREGPENLCEQFSLYHGGLAEQALVEVDRLVTLPDSVDFTDAAALPTAYMTAYHMLRRTDVGANDLVFIPGATGGVGVAGVQLVDALGGRSIGTTTSSAKADRLTEIGADHVVESSDPDEIQETATEIGEADAVLHHLGGEYTKLGLKLLRRGGRMAVCGRTAGGTSEINIPRLFLGHKHVIGSTMGTQPDLETLVGLTADGTLDPIIGDEYTLDETGQAFADMQSRDAFGKLVIQP; encoded by the coding sequence ATGCGTGCCGCTACATTCACCGGGATCGATGGTCCCGATGACGTCACCGTACAGGAAACAGCCGCCCCGACGCCGGAGTCCGGCGAGGTCGTCGTCGATGTCGCGGCGTGTTCGATCAACCGCCACGATCTCTGGATCCTCGAAGGAGACTCGGCGATGGTGGATACGGATGATCTCCCGTTCGTGAGTGGTCTCGACGTCGCCGGAAGGGTCGCCGAGACGGGGGCCGATGTCGATTCGGTTTCGGTAGGCGATCGAGTGGTACTGTGTCCGAATCAGACCTGTGGGGTCTGTCGGTACTGTCGAGAGGGCCCTGAGAACCTCTGCGAACAGTTCAGCCTGTACCACGGCGGTCTTGCGGAACAGGCGCTCGTCGAGGTTGATCGGCTCGTCACACTCCCTGACTCGGTCGATTTCACCGACGCAGCAGCGCTTCCGACCGCGTACATGACCGCCTACCATATGCTCCGACGTACTGATGTCGGGGCGAACGACCTTGTCTTCATTCCTGGAGCAACCGGCGGCGTTGGGGTTGCTGGCGTCCAACTCGTCGACGCTCTCGGGGGACGGTCGATCGGGACGACGACTTCGTCCGCGAAAGCCGATCGCTTGACCGAGATCGGTGCGGATCACGTGGTCGAATCGAGTGATCCCGACGAGATTCAGGAGACAGCCACTGAGATCGGAGAGGCTGACGCCGTCCTCCATCACCTCGGCGGCGAGTATACGAAACTGGGGCTCAAGCTCCTCCGACGTGGCGGTCGGATGGCCGTGTGTGGCCGCACCGCGGGCGGTACCTCGGAGATCAACATTCCGCGATTATTCCTCGGTCACAAGCACGTCATCGGCAGTACGATGGGCACCCAGCCTGACCTCGAGACGCTCGTTGGCCTCACTGCTGACGGCACACTCGATCCGATCATCGGGGACGAGTACACGTTGGATGAGACAGGGCAGGCGTTCGCGGATATGCAGAGCCGGGATGCGTTCGGAAAGCTCGTCATTCAGCCGTGA